In Amycolatopsis methanolica 239, a single genomic region encodes these proteins:
- a CDS encoding SseB family protein, whose protein sequence is MDFQWRPSNEVESDMLAALQESDSRSFAQLLRSAPLYVPATPEPGDPWPMSLPMPEGNHVIVFTSEESLDWALGGVVDSWRRTDIAGLREIHPDHAQLVVNPGVPIGVYLVLGEVDDLAEGRQELVPVEDVQNAMVDEVLAEVRRLALAELGGDEEVAAALQPSNQLEERLRDAVAELDFDAFLLALIGSDVVVPTAAPVADPSLIENGEFPWRVLGDDETPVVPVFSSEGVLDVVAPGGGPRTVVSFLDVLVNWPGDDHVLCFNPGTSMELTLPGSSVPELVSAIAEAAAAGGPVEGQPGNGNTPAT, encoded by the coding sequence GTGGACTTTCAGTGGCGCCCGTCCAACGAGGTCGAGAGCGACATGCTGGCCGCGCTGCAGGAGAGCGACAGCCGGAGCTTCGCGCAGTTGCTGCGCTCGGCCCCGCTGTACGTGCCGGCCACGCCGGAACCGGGTGATCCGTGGCCGATGAGCCTGCCGATGCCCGAAGGCAACCACGTCATCGTGTTCACCTCCGAGGAGTCGCTGGACTGGGCGCTCGGCGGTGTCGTCGACAGCTGGCGGCGGACCGACATCGCGGGCCTGCGGGAGATCCACCCTGACCACGCCCAGCTCGTCGTCAACCCGGGCGTCCCGATCGGCGTGTACCTCGTCCTCGGTGAGGTCGACGATCTGGCCGAGGGGCGGCAGGAGCTGGTTCCGGTCGAGGACGTGCAGAACGCGATGGTCGACGAGGTGCTCGCCGAGGTGCGGCGGCTGGCGCTGGCGGAGCTGGGCGGCGACGAGGAGGTCGCGGCGGCGCTGCAGCCGTCCAACCAGCTGGAGGAACGGCTCCGCGACGCGGTGGCGGAACTGGACTTCGACGCCTTCCTGCTCGCGCTCATCGGTTCCGATGTCGTGGTGCCCACCGCGGCGCCGGTCGCGGACCCGTCGCTGATCGAGAACGGCGAGTTCCCGTGGCGCGTCCTCGGCGACGACGAAACGCCCGTGGTGCCGGTGTTCAGCTCCGAGGGAGTCCTGGACGTCGTCGCTCCCGGCGGCGGCCCGCGCACCGTGGTGTCCTTTTTGGACGTGCTGGTGAACTGGCCCGGTGACGACCACGTGCTGTGCTTCAACCCCGGCACGAGCATGGAGCTGACGCTGCCCGGCAGCAGCGTGCCCGAACTGGTGTCGGCCATCGCGGAAGCGGCCGCGGCGGGCGGCCCGGTGGAGGGGCAGCCGGGCAACGGCAACACGCCCGCGACCTGA
- a CDS encoding BTAD domain-containing putative transcriptional regulator, which yields MSDGSRSRLGALVQGFRRRAGLTQREVADLAGLSVAGLRDVEQGRVTRPRVSTLRKLGDVLGLSRVELGELLREAGGEQATGGGLRVEVLGPLRVIADGEPVEPGSETQRTLLALLALSPNAPVSRDALVEAVWGDQPEHGTVDLLQSRISRLRRRLQGDPENGFIVSARGGYQLKVAEGQHDLLLFRQLVARARHVREEGELAEACGLFAEAVGLWRGEPLEGLSALDSHPIVVALVREYRAVVVEYAGAASDLGRYQEVLPLLQRVAEADPLHEAVHARLMIALAGSGQQAAALDVFDTLRRRLAGELGADPGPELATAYQRVLRQEVARPEFAPVSAHRQLPLDTADFSGREAELTTLRDGLRAIDGGTAVGIALIEGMAGVGKTRLAVHVAHQLLAEGRYGDCQLYVDLRGHSDQPPADPAAVLASFLRLLGVPGDQIPPSLDERASLYRDRVYGRDVLVLLDNAASEDQILPLLPAGPTNLVLVTSRRALALDGARTLPLGVFTPAEARELLVRVVGAKRVESEPDAARRVGELCGWLPMAVALAARRLQSRPTWTVADLAARLAETGDRIDELAAGSRRLRAVFELSYQALAAAEQRLFRLLGLHPGADFTPESVGALAGLTPSRARWLLDRLVDENLVTVVTRDRYRLHNLLAEYARGLARDNEPEPARRAAITRVLDFYLHTAARATQLIYPAKHIPLTGAAPAHGPVLPDREAAKRWLEAERPCLIAAVSLAAEQGWPTHAWQLTRCLRAYLYLYGYSHDHDWVHTHEAALAAATAAQDRVGEAHTRSDLAAAYLHHGRAADAREQFLRAIDLHRENGERELEATSLTALAVLCHRIGEFPEALRLFRTAGVRCAGDSRLESAVAANLGATLATLGRLDEAVDQYRHALVLSRQAGDPDGESGALADLGDAWRRLGRHREAIEHLKEAADLAEAHGLEPRIAYARHRLGNTYRQTGRFDDALGNLNEALRIVRTVSGPATESEVLIDFGGVHRDIGDLLTAADLIEAGLRAAINRGERYQQARALNELAELHRCAARAGLAQDYWRRAYGLFDELGAPEAAELRDFTGDRWPVTSVA from the coding sequence ATGAGCGACGGTTCGCGGAGCCGCTTAGGCGCGCTGGTCCAGGGCTTCCGCCGGCGCGCGGGCCTCACCCAGCGTGAGGTCGCCGACCTGGCGGGGCTCAGCGTGGCGGGCCTGCGTGACGTCGAGCAGGGACGTGTCACCCGGCCGCGCGTGTCCACTCTGCGCAAGCTGGGCGACGTGCTCGGTCTGTCCCGTGTGGAGCTGGGCGAGCTGCTCCGCGAGGCGGGCGGCGAACAGGCCACCGGCGGCGGCCTGCGGGTCGAGGTTCTCGGGCCGCTGCGGGTCATCGCGGACGGCGAGCCGGTCGAGCCGGGCTCGGAAACCCAGCGCACCCTCCTCGCGCTCCTCGCGCTGTCCCCGAACGCCCCCGTCAGCCGGGACGCGCTCGTCGAAGCCGTCTGGGGCGACCAGCCCGAGCACGGCACCGTCGACCTCCTCCAGTCCCGCATCTCCCGCCTGCGCCGCCGCCTCCAGGGCGACCCGGAGAACGGCTTCATCGTTTCCGCGCGCGGCGGCTACCAGCTCAAGGTCGCCGAAGGCCAGCACGACCTGCTCCTCTTCCGCCAGCTCGTCGCCCGTGCACGACATGTCCGCGAGGAGGGCGAACTCGCCGAAGCGTGCGGTCTCTTCGCCGAAGCCGTCGGCCTCTGGCGGGGCGAACCGCTCGAAGGGCTGAGCGCACTGGACTCCCACCCGATCGTCGTCGCGCTCGTGCGCGAGTACCGGGCCGTCGTCGTCGAATACGCGGGCGCCGCCTCGGATCTCGGGCGCTACCAGGAGGTTCTGCCGCTCCTGCAGCGCGTCGCCGAGGCCGATCCGCTCCACGAGGCCGTCCACGCGCGCCTCATGATCGCCCTCGCCGGCAGCGGGCAGCAGGCCGCCGCGCTGGACGTGTTCGACACCCTGCGCCGCCGCCTCGCGGGCGAACTCGGCGCGGACCCCGGGCCGGAACTGGCCACCGCCTACCAGCGCGTCCTGCGTCAGGAGGTCGCGCGGCCGGAGTTCGCCCCGGTCAGCGCCCACCGCCAGCTGCCGCTCGATACCGCCGACTTCAGCGGCCGCGAAGCGGAGCTCACTACCCTGCGCGACGGGCTACGCGCCATCGATGGCGGCACCGCGGTCGGCATCGCGCTCATCGAGGGCATGGCCGGCGTCGGCAAGACCCGCCTCGCCGTGCACGTCGCGCACCAGCTGCTCGCCGAGGGCCGTTACGGCGACTGCCAGCTCTACGTCGACCTGCGCGGCCACTCCGACCAGCCGCCCGCCGACCCGGCCGCGGTGCTCGCGTCGTTCCTGCGCCTGCTCGGCGTCCCCGGCGACCAGATCCCGCCGAGCCTCGACGAGCGCGCCTCCCTCTACCGCGACCGCGTCTACGGCCGGGATGTGCTGGTGCTGCTGGACAACGCGGCCAGCGAGGACCAGATCCTGCCGCTGCTGCCCGCCGGGCCGACCAACCTCGTCCTGGTCACCAGCCGCCGCGCGCTCGCCCTCGACGGCGCCCGCACCCTGCCGCTGGGCGTCTTCACCCCGGCCGAGGCCCGCGAACTGCTCGTCCGCGTCGTCGGCGCCAAGCGGGTGGAAAGCGAACCCGACGCCGCCCGCCGGGTCGGCGAACTGTGCGGCTGGCTGCCGATGGCCGTCGCGCTCGCCGCCCGTCGCCTCCAGTCCCGTCCGACGTGGACAGTCGCCGACCTCGCCGCCCGGCTGGCCGAAACCGGTGACCGCATCGACGAACTGGCCGCGGGCAGCCGACGGCTGCGTGCGGTGTTCGAACTGTCCTACCAGGCGCTGGCGGCCGCGGAACAGCGCCTGTTCCGCCTGCTCGGCCTGCACCCCGGCGCGGACTTCACCCCCGAGTCGGTCGGCGCGCTCGCCGGGCTCACCCCGTCGCGGGCGCGGTGGCTGCTCGACCGTCTCGTGGACGAGAACCTGGTCACCGTCGTCACCCGCGACCGGTACCGGCTGCACAACCTGCTCGCCGAGTACGCGCGCGGCCTCGCCCGCGACAACGAGCCGGAGCCGGCCCGGCGCGCCGCGATCACCCGCGTGCTCGACTTCTACCTGCACACCGCGGCCCGCGCCACGCAGCTGATCTACCCGGCCAAGCACATCCCGCTGACCGGCGCCGCTCCCGCGCACGGCCCGGTGCTGCCCGACCGCGAGGCGGCGAAGCGGTGGCTGGAGGCCGAGCGCCCCTGCCTGATCGCCGCCGTCAGCCTGGCCGCCGAGCAGGGCTGGCCGACGCACGCCTGGCAGCTGACCCGCTGCCTGCGCGCGTACCTGTACCTCTACGGCTACAGCCACGACCACGACTGGGTGCACACGCACGAAGCCGCGCTGGCGGCCGCGACCGCGGCGCAGGACCGGGTCGGCGAGGCGCACACCCGCTCCGACCTGGCGGCCGCGTACCTGCACCACGGCCGCGCCGCCGACGCGCGTGAGCAGTTCCTGCGCGCCATCGACCTGCACCGCGAGAACGGCGAGCGCGAACTGGAAGCCACCTCGCTGACCGCGCTGGCCGTGCTCTGCCACCGCATCGGGGAGTTCCCCGAGGCCTTGCGGCTGTTCCGCACGGCGGGCGTCCGCTGCGCCGGGGACTCCCGGCTGGAAAGCGCTGTCGCCGCGAACCTCGGCGCCACGCTGGCCACGCTCGGCCGGCTCGACGAGGCCGTCGACCAGTACCGGCACGCGCTGGTGCTGTCCCGGCAGGCCGGCGACCCGGACGGGGAGAGCGGTGCGCTGGCCGACCTCGGCGACGCGTGGCGGCGGCTGGGCAGGCACCGCGAGGCGATCGAGCACCTGAAGGAAGCCGCCGACCTGGCCGAGGCGCACGGCCTGGAGCCGCGGATCGCCTACGCGCGGCACCGCCTCGGCAACACCTACCGGCAGACCGGCCGGTTCGACGACGCGCTCGGCAACCTCAACGAGGCGCTGCGGATCGTCCGCACGGTCAGCGGCCCCGCGACCGAAAGCGAAGTGCTCATCGACTTCGGCGGGGTGCACCGCGACATCGGCGACCTGCTCACCGCCGCGGACCTGATCGAGGCCGGGTTGCGGGCGGCGATCAACCGGGGCGAGCGCTACCAGCAGGCGCGGGCGCTCAACGAACTGGCCGAACTGCACCGCTGCGCCGCGCGAGCCGGCCTGGCGCAGGACTACTGGCGCCGCGCCTACGGCCTGTTCGACGAGCTGGGCGCGCCCGAAGCGGCCGAGCTGCGCGACTTCACCGGAGACCGCTGGCCCGTGACGTCCGTGGCCTGA
- a CDS encoding SseB family protein, whose protein sequence is MEPSWQPGNDLEHALMAAIEEGDPQRYARVVLDATFHVPVFPDPGTPEREEVTRQLGLAEHDILVFTSPAELERFAGPVARGRTTATFAELTAGAAEGARLIIDPGLPITAVLPPAVVPELAEGRQETAPVSELRDIVRDEVRRIVPLLSLAEFAGDREPRTDLPPSNALENALAVALAERNEDAYMQALVSGEVVVPTTGPVPVNDLPGIPPLPWRLAGTDEIPVITVFSSVAMLEAVAGKQQHHTTDLLFNVFARWPDERHVLCFNPGADTQLVLSGQAVLEITDLIAADLAADS, encoded by the coding sequence GTGGAACCTTCCTGGCAGCCGGGCAATGACCTCGAACACGCGTTGATGGCGGCGATCGAGGAGGGGGACCCCCAGCGGTACGCGCGGGTGGTGCTGGACGCCACCTTCCACGTGCCGGTGTTCCCCGATCCCGGCACCCCCGAACGGGAAGAGGTGACACGTCAACTCGGCCTGGCCGAGCACGACATCCTGGTCTTCACCTCGCCCGCCGAGCTCGAACGTTTCGCCGGCCCGGTCGCGCGCGGGCGCACCACGGCGACCTTCGCGGAGCTGACCGCCGGGGCGGCGGAGGGGGCCCGCTTGATCATCGATCCGGGCCTGCCCATCACCGCCGTCCTGCCGCCCGCCGTGGTGCCCGAGCTGGCCGAAGGGCGGCAGGAGACCGCACCGGTGTCGGAGCTGCGCGACATCGTCCGCGACGAGGTGCGCCGCATCGTCCCGTTGCTGTCGCTTGCGGAATTCGCGGGCGACCGGGAACCGCGCACCGACCTGCCGCCGTCCAACGCTCTGGAGAACGCGCTGGCAGTGGCGCTGGCGGAGCGGAACGAGGACGCGTACATGCAGGCTCTGGTGAGCGGTGAGGTGGTGGTCCCAACCACGGGGCCGGTGCCGGTCAACGACCTGCCGGGCATCCCGCCGCTGCCGTGGCGCCTAGCCGGCACCGACGAGATCCCGGTGATCACGGTGTTCTCGTCGGTGGCGATGCTCGAAGCGGTCGCGGGCAAGCAGCAGCACCACACGACGGACCTGCTGTTCAACGTGTTCGCCCGGTGGCCAGACGAGCGGCACGTCCTGTGCTTCAACCCGGGCGCCGACACCCAGCTGGTGCTGTCCGGGCAGGCGGTGCTGGAGATCACCGACCTCATCGCGGCGGACCTTGCCGCCGACTCATAA
- a CDS encoding helix-turn-helix transcriptional regulator — MPYSTAMRDVPGGRPAARLHAVPAADRAVVRVVVLADDVFLRAGLLSEIQGKPGIHVVNGTPASADVVVAMTESVAGLPELVADAPTNARLVLITDAPRPAELWTAIENGLVVLIPRAEVTTARLLRAIADAHQGHGHLPAEQLGQVLHGLARLQREVLAPRELMLNGLSRRETEVLRRLADGQDTAEIAAEMSYSERTVKNILHSLTSRLGLRNRTHAVSYALRNGLI, encoded by the coding sequence ATGCCGTACAGCACCGCTATGCGGGATGTCCCCGGCGGCCGGCCCGCCGCCCGCCTGCACGCCGTCCCGGCGGCCGACCGCGCGGTGGTCCGCGTCGTGGTGCTGGCCGACGACGTGTTCCTGCGCGCCGGCCTGCTCAGCGAGATCCAGGGCAAACCCGGTATCCACGTGGTCAACGGGACGCCCGCGTCGGCGGACGTCGTGGTCGCGATGACCGAGTCGGTGGCCGGCCTGCCCGAGCTGGTGGCCGACGCCCCGACGAACGCGCGGCTGGTGCTGATCACCGACGCGCCCCGCCCGGCGGAACTGTGGACCGCGATCGAGAACGGCCTGGTGGTGCTGATCCCGCGCGCGGAGGTCACGACGGCCCGCCTGCTGCGCGCGATCGCCGACGCGCACCAGGGCCACGGCCACCTTCCTGCCGAGCAGCTGGGCCAGGTGCTGCACGGGCTGGCCCGCCTGCAGCGCGAGGTGCTGGCGCCGCGCGAGCTGATGCTGAACGGGTTGTCCCGTCGCGAGACCGAGGTGCTGCGCCGCCTCGCCGACGGCCAGGACACCGCCGAAATCGCCGCGGAAATGTCCTATTCGGAGCGCACGGTCAAGAACATCCTGCACAGCCTCACCAGCAGGCTGGGGCTGCGCAACCGTACGCACGCCGTGTCCTACGCGCTGCGCAACGGGCTCATCTGA
- a CDS encoding right-handed parallel beta-helix repeat-containing protein: protein MPRTLFVAPDQRGALPTIRDALEAADDGAVISIAPGDYPEPISITRQHVTLSARESGSVTISSPFPDQPVVSVTDARVELIGLKLTCEEHSAVRVRGGQVKIVECTATARFAPGIDVAGADRIEIRNSHVTGSQYGIVVEESDGTIDRCEIREIADDGVIVRLGARIKVQHTTIAGCGFRGVYMYQAGDSSLDRCDISQTGDAGIAVADQSSPVISTCWVHDTQGVGISVGRGCGGVIEDCRVENTAVPGIHLADGARTEIREGDPSRGKVPVGAVATTGNHQDLETVDKLLGELDGMIGLASVKAEVRGLIDEIQVNEWRRSEGLSVGTVSNHLVFAGAPGTGKTTVARIYGQLLKALGILPNGRFKEVSRRDLVGQYIGHTAEKAASAFEEARGGVLFIDEAYTLSRSSGSGADFGQEAIDTLVKLMEDHRDEVAVIVAGYTNEMAKFMDANPGLASRFNKTLVFENYSPEELVSISLHMARGDDYLLGEDLDVALLEWFSQMERDQNFGNAREARKLLERMRKSQSTRLRSLGQRPTRDDLRTLSLDDLLEAVRGTG, encoded by the coding sequence ATGCCACGCACCCTCTTCGTCGCCCCGGACCAGCGCGGCGCCCTGCCCACCATCCGCGACGCGCTCGAAGCGGCCGACGACGGCGCGGTCATCTCGATCGCGCCCGGTGACTACCCCGAGCCGATCTCGATCACACGCCAGCACGTCACGCTGTCCGCGCGCGAGTCCGGCAGCGTCACGATCAGCTCGCCGTTCCCGGACCAGCCGGTGGTGTCCGTGACCGACGCACGGGTCGAGCTGATCGGGCTGAAGCTCACATGCGAGGAGCACTCCGCCGTCCGCGTGCGCGGCGGCCAGGTGAAGATCGTCGAGTGCACCGCGACAGCGCGGTTCGCGCCGGGCATCGACGTCGCGGGCGCCGACCGCATCGAGATCCGCAACAGCCACGTCACCGGCTCGCAGTACGGGATCGTGGTGGAGGAGTCCGACGGCACCATCGACCGCTGCGAGATCCGCGAAATCGCCGACGACGGGGTGATCGTGCGGCTCGGCGCGCGCATCAAGGTGCAGCACACGACGATCGCCGGGTGCGGGTTCCGCGGCGTGTACATGTACCAGGCTGGTGACTCCAGTCTGGACCGCTGCGACATCTCGCAGACCGGGGACGCCGGGATCGCCGTGGCGGACCAGAGTTCGCCGGTCATCAGCACCTGCTGGGTGCACGACACGCAGGGCGTCGGGATCAGCGTGGGCCGCGGCTGTGGCGGCGTGATCGAAGACTGTCGCGTGGAGAACACCGCGGTGCCGGGCATCCACCTCGCCGACGGCGCGCGCACCGAGATCCGCGAGGGCGACCCGTCGCGCGGCAAGGTCCCGGTCGGCGCGGTCGCGACCACGGGCAACCACCAGGACCTGGAGACCGTCGACAAGCTGCTCGGCGAGCTCGACGGGATGATCGGCCTGGCGAGCGTCAAGGCCGAGGTGCGCGGGCTGATCGACGAGATCCAGGTCAACGAGTGGCGCCGCAGCGAGGGCCTCTCCGTCGGCACGGTCAGCAACCACCTCGTGTTCGCCGGCGCGCCCGGCACCGGCAAGACCACCGTCGCGCGCATCTACGGCCAGCTGCTCAAGGCGCTGGGGATCCTGCCGAACGGGCGGTTCAAGGAAGTGTCGCGGCGGGACCTGGTGGGCCAGTACATCGGGCACACCGCGGAGAAGGCGGCATCGGCGTTCGAGGAGGCGCGCGGTGGCGTGCTGTTCATCGACGAGGCGTACACGCTGTCCCGCTCCAGCGGCAGCGGCGCCGACTTCGGCCAGGAAGCCATCGACACGCTGGTGAAGCTGATGGAAGACCACCGCGACGAGGTCGCCGTGATCGTCGCCGGGTACACCAACGAGATGGCGAAGTTCATGGACGCCAACCCCGGTCTGGCGTCGCGGTTCAACAAGACGCTGGTCTTCGAGAACTACAGCCCCGAGGAACTGGTGTCGATCAGCCTGCACATGGCCCGCGGCGACGACTACCTGCTGGGCGAGGACCTGGACGTGGCGCTGCTGGAGTGGTTCTCGCAGATGGAGCGCGACCAGAACTTCGGCAACGCCCGCGAGGCGCGCAAACTGCTGGAACGGATGCGCAAGTCCCAATCGACGCGCCTGCGTTCGCTGGGGCAGCGCCCCACCAGGGACGACCTGCGGACGTTGTCGCTGGACGACCTGCTGGAGGCCGTGCGCGGCACGGGCTGA
- a CDS encoding AfsR/SARP family transcriptional regulator, with the protein MPETPSRPVRYRLLGPIEVSGPDGPVRLGGPKQRSVLAALLLNAGRVVPDEQLFALVWGAAPPATVRGQVQVYVSELRKLIGADVISRRAPGYVIEVGPGELDLHEFDDAVARARADLEAGRVGEAARRLRAALDLWHGPVLGGVTQSLLDREGPPLAEKRLSALEDYFDAELAAGRHRSVVTGLRQEAEDNPFRERLQALLMLALHRCGRTPEALEVYTAVRSRLIDELGVEPGPLLRDTQVRLLRDEPEEGPVPRQLPGDVPQFAGRMRDLARLDALLPLEGSGDRPSVSVAVVSGGAGVGKSAFAVHWAHRVRERFPDGQLYVNLRGFDPGACAMSPAEAVRRFLDALAVPAQRIPVSVEAQVSLYRSLLADKRVLVVLDNARDADQVRPLLPGAPGSFTLVTSRNQLAGLVAVEGAAPVSLDLLSDAEACELLARRLGADRVAAEPEAVASINTLCARLPLALAIVAARAATNPGFTLGELAAELCAARGGLDAFEGDDASSDVRAVFSWSYHAISADAARLFRFLGLHPGPHVTVAAAASLLGVSRVRPLLAELTRAHLVAERAPGRYAFHDLLRAYAIELTQEEDAEAERTAAVRRMFDHYVHTAHAGAATLSPQRERLALDPPSPGVVVEPPADAGAWFAAEHPVLVAGIDRAAAAGFDTHAWQLACALSHTFVRQGRHWLGEPRTYEVALEAAARLGDPVALAHSHRGLAVILTALGRDEEARAQLDRALDLFEELGDLGYQADVRQGLTWVCDRLGDYAGGFHHARRALELFQAAGNRYGVASALNNMGWSCARLGDYEQALAHCKESIAVQAELGNLVGEANAWDSVGYAQQSLGNLDEAVRCYETAVGLYRRHGSRYYEGRTLTRLGDAHLARGDSAAAQRAWRAALELLEELGSPDGGQIRAKLDGVSEWSA; encoded by the coding sequence GTGCCCGAGACCCCGTCCCGCCCGGTGCGGTACCGGCTGCTGGGCCCGATCGAGGTGTCGGGGCCGGACGGGCCGGTTCGGCTGGGCGGGCCGAAGCAGCGGTCGGTGCTCGCGGCGCTGCTGCTCAACGCCGGGCGCGTGGTGCCGGACGAGCAGCTGTTCGCCCTGGTCTGGGGTGCCGCGCCGCCGGCGACGGTGCGTGGCCAGGTCCAGGTGTACGTCTCCGAGCTGCGCAAGCTGATCGGCGCCGACGTGATCAGCAGGCGTGCGCCGGGGTACGTGATCGAGGTCGGGCCGGGTGAGCTGGACCTGCACGAGTTCGACGACGCCGTCGCCAGGGCGCGCGCGGACCTCGAGGCCGGCCGCGTCGGGGAGGCGGCCCGGCGGCTGCGCGCGGCGCTCGACCTGTGGCACGGGCCGGTGCTGGGCGGGGTCACTCAGTCGCTGCTCGACCGGGAAGGCCCGCCGCTCGCGGAGAAGCGGCTGAGCGCACTGGAGGACTACTTCGACGCCGAGCTCGCCGCGGGGCGGCACCGGTCGGTGGTCACCGGGCTGCGGCAGGAGGCCGAGGACAACCCGTTCCGGGAACGACTGCAGGCCCTGCTGATGCTCGCGTTGCACCGCTGCGGCCGCACGCCCGAGGCGCTGGAGGTCTACACCGCCGTCCGGTCGCGGCTCATCGACGAACTCGGCGTCGAGCCGGGGCCGCTGCTGCGGGACACGCAGGTGCGGCTGCTGCGCGACGAGCCCGAGGAGGGGCCGGTGCCGCGGCAGCTGCCCGGTGACGTGCCGCAGTTCGCCGGCCGGATGCGCGACCTCGCGCGGCTGGACGCGTTGCTGCCGCTGGAGGGCAGCGGTGACCGGCCGTCGGTGTCGGTGGCGGTCGTCAGTGGTGGCGCCGGTGTCGGCAAGTCGGCGTTCGCGGTGCACTGGGCACACCGGGTGCGGGAGCGGTTCCCGGACGGGCAACTGTACGTCAACCTGCGCGGCTTCGATCCCGGCGCGTGCGCGATGAGCCCGGCGGAGGCCGTGCGGCGGTTCCTCGACGCGCTCGCCGTTCCGGCGCAACGGATCCCGGTGAGCGTGGAGGCGCAGGTGAGCCTCTACCGCAGTCTGCTGGCGGACAAGCGGGTGCTGGTGGTGCTGGACAACGCGCGCGACGCCGACCAGGTGCGCCCGCTGCTGCCCGGCGCGCCCGGCAGTTTCACGCTGGTGACGAGCCGGAACCAGCTGGCCGGGCTGGTCGCGGTCGAGGGCGCGGCGCCGGTGAGCCTGGACCTGCTGTCCGACGCGGAGGCGTGCGAACTGCTCGCACGGCGGCTCGGGGCGGATCGGGTGGCGGCGGAGCCGGAGGCGGTCGCCTCGATCAACACGTTGTGCGCGCGGCTGCCGCTGGCGCTGGCGATCGTGGCCGCGCGGGCAGCGACGAACCCGGGGTTCACGCTGGGCGAGCTGGCCGCCGAGTTGTGCGCCGCGCGGGGCGGGCTGGACGCTTTCGAGGGCGACGACGCCAGTTCCGACGTGCGGGCCGTGTTTTCGTGGTCGTACCACGCGATCAGCGCGGACGCGGCCCGGCTGTTCCGGTTCCTCGGCCTGCACCCCGGACCGCACGTGACCGTCGCGGCGGCGGCGAGCCTGTTGGGGGTGTCCCGGGTGCGGCCGCTGCTGGCTGAGCTGACGCGCGCGCACCTGGTCGCCGAGCGCGCCCCCGGGCGGTACGCGTTCCACGACCTGCTGCGCGCCTACGCGATCGAGCTGACGCAGGAGGAGGACGCGGAGGCGGAGCGGACCGCGGCGGTGCGGCGGATGTTCGACCACTACGTGCACACGGCGCACGCGGGCGCGGCGACGCTGAGCCCGCAACGCGAGCGGCTGGCGCTGGACCCGCCGTCGCCGGGGGTGGTGGTCGAGCCGCCCGCGGACGCCGGCGCCTGGTTCGCCGCCGAGCACCCGGTGCTGGTGGCGGGGATCGACCGCGCGGCGGCGGCCGGGTTCGACACCCACGCGTGGCAGCTGGCGTGCGCGTTGAGCCACACGTTCGTCCGGCAGGGCAGGCACTGGCTGGGGGAGCCGCGGACGTACGAGGTGGCGCTGGAGGCGGCCGCGCGGCTCGGGGACCCGGTCGCGCTGGCGCACAGCCACCGGGGGCTCGCGGTCATCCTGACGGCGCTGGGGCGGGACGAGGAGGCGCGGGCGCAGCTGGACCGGGCGCTGGACCTGTTCGAGGAGCTGGGGGACCTCGGGTACCAGGCCGATGTGCGGCAGGGGCTGACGTGGGTGTGTGATCGCCTCGGGGATTACGCCGGGGGGTTCCACCACGCGCGGCGGGCGCTGGAGTTGTTCCAGGCCGCGGGGAACCGGTACGGGGTGGCCAGCGCGCTGAACAACATGGGCTGGAGCTGTGCCCGGCTGGGGGACTACGAGCAGGCGCTGGCGCACTGCAAGGAGTCGATCGCGGTGCAGGCCGAGCTGGGGAACCTGGTCGGTGAGGCCAACGCGTGGGACAGCGTCGGGTATGCGCAGCAGTCGCTGGGAAACCTGGACGAGGCGGTGCGCTGCTACGAGACCGCCGTGGGGCTCTACCGGCGCCACGGAAGCCGCTACTACGAAGGCCGAACACTGACCCGCCTCGGCGACGCGCACCTGGCACGCGGCGATTCGGCCGCGGCGCAGCGTGCTTGGCGGGCCGCGCTGGAGTTGTTGGAGGAGCTGGGGTCGCCGGACGGAGGCCAGATCCGCGCGAAGCTGGATGGCGTTTCGGAGTGGTCGGCGTAG